Proteins encoded together in one Entomobacter blattae window:
- a CDS encoding helix-turn-helix domain-containing protein — protein sequence MTPETFRQYLEALHWTQRGLATILNIHPTIVRRWASSQQRIPHNVEKWLTWWYHHTVEKPLPEGWDAK from the coding sequence ATGACGCCAGAAACCTTTAGACAGTATCTGGAAGCCCTCCACTGGACACAGCGGGGACTTGCCACCATCCTAAACATCCACCCAACAATAGTCAGACGATGGGCTAGCAGTCAACAGCGCATCCCTCACAATGTTGAAAAGTGGCTTACCTGGTGGTATCACCACACAGTTGAAAAGCCCCTCCCTGAAGGATGGGATGCCAAATGA
- a CDS encoding DUF1460 domain-containing protein — translation MSVFLISSAPLDVQNYRTVIDETSKEKINKIILSEVIPLAGKSHGSIVSSVSSSFLGTPYQAGTLTGNLNTPEALVVNFNGVDCFVLADYVEALSRSHDQKTFLYNLVKIRYVNNKVDYLSRRHFFSDWFASTPRIARDVTPEISPNYIVTEKHLNRTSKGGEYIPGLGVIPRKINYIPQQFINEQVVNNLKIGDYVGIYSPLEGLDVSHVGIIVRHDNKTWFRNASSLAINKKVVDSPFMSYVHSKPGIIVLRAD, via the coding sequence ATGTCGGTGTTCCTAATATCTAGTGCTCCACTAGACGTACAAAATTACCGCACTGTAATAGACGAAACCTCAAAGGAAAAAATAAATAAAATTATCCTATCAGAGGTTATCCCACTAGCAGGTAAAAGTCATGGGAGCATTGTCAGTAGTGTATCTTCATCTTTTCTTGGAACCCCCTATCAGGCAGGAACACTAACTGGCAACCTTAACACACCTGAAGCTCTTGTCGTCAACTTTAATGGGGTTGATTGCTTTGTTTTAGCTGATTATGTTGAAGCATTGTCCAGAAGTCATGATCAGAAAACATTTCTGTATAATCTTGTTAAAATCCGATATGTTAACAACAAGGTTGACTATCTCAGTCGCAGGCATTTTTTCTCTGACTGGTTTGCCTCTACTCCACGGATTGCCCGTGATGTTACGCCAGAAATTAGTCCCAACTATATCGTTACAGAAAAACACCTGAATCGTACCTCAAAAGGTGGTGAATATATTCCTGGCCTAGGCGTTATTCCGCGTAAAATAAACTATATTCCTCAACAGTTCATTAACGAACAGGTCGTGAATAACTTAAAGATAGGGGATTATGTCGGCATCTATTCCCCACTTGAAGGGCTGGATGTTTCTCATGTGGGAATTATTGTTCGACATGATAACAAAACCTGGTTTAGGAATGCTTCCTCTTTAGCTATAAACAAAAAGGTCGTTGATTCACCATTTATGAGTTATGTACATTCAAAGCCAGGAATCATTGTTCTTCGCGCTGATTAA
- a CDS encoding peptidylprolyl isomerase: protein MNEIHEFPLLEMTLSTGKVVIQLRPDLAPLAAERLQVLSEQGFYDNTPFHRVIEGFMAQGGDPTGTGTGGSELADLKAEFSKTAKFERGTVGMARSMNPDSANSQFFIMFEPAPHLNGEYTIVGQVIKGMEHIDTIKRGKGSSGVVDNPDRIIKLSVVKEN from the coding sequence ATGAATGAGATACACGAATTTCCCTTGTTGGAAATGACCCTTTCTACAGGAAAGGTTGTTATTCAGCTGCGCCCAGATCTGGCTCCTTTAGCAGCTGAAAGGCTTCAGGTTCTTTCCGAGCAAGGGTTTTATGACAATACACCCTTTCATAGAGTTATTGAAGGGTTTATGGCCCAAGGGGGAGACCCAACAGGTACTGGTACAGGGGGGAGTGAGCTAGCAGACTTGAAGGCTGAATTTAGTAAAACAGCCAAGTTTGAAAGAGGGACAGTGGGTATGGCCCGCAGCATGAACCCTGATAGTGCCAATAGCCAGTTTTTTATTATGTTTGAGCCTGCTCCTCATCTGAATGGGGAATATACAATTGTTGGGCAGGTTATAAAGGGCATGGAGCATATTGATACGATCAAGAGAGGAAAAGGCAGTAGTGGGGTTGTCGATAATCCAGACCGGATTATAAAACTGTCTGTTGTTAAAGAAAATTAA
- the coaD gene encoding pantetheine-phosphate adenylyltransferase, which produces MMNKDADQPAPSTRRFIRGFYPGTFDPVTNGHINIIVRAARLVDHLYVGVASNTQKRPLLSLHTRMECIRHELADVMAITKTPVEVIGFGNLLVDCAREHDAHIIFRGLRGHSDFDYEDQMFGMNQWMAPDIETVYLFAAQEHRHISSRLVKEVAALKGDIAGMVPEFTYKRIYEALDKGSEP; this is translated from the coding sequence ATGATGAATAAAGATGCAGACCAGCCAGCCCCGTCAACAAGGCGGTTTATCCGTGGGTTTTATCCAGGAACTTTCGACCCAGTAACCAATGGGCATATCAATATTATTGTTAGGGCAGCACGTTTGGTTGATCACCTTTATGTTGGGGTAGCCAGCAATACCCAAAAACGCCCCCTTCTTTCTCTTCATACTCGAATGGAATGTATTCGCCATGAGCTTGCAGATGTTATGGCCATTACCAAAACACCCGTTGAAGTGATAGGATTTGGGAACCTTTTGGTGGATTGTGCCCGTGAACATGATGCTCATATTATTTTTCGTGGCTTAAGAGGGCATAGTGATTTCGATTATGAAGATCAGATGTTTGGCATGAATCAGTGGATGGCGCCCGATATTGAAACAGTCTATTTATTTGCTGCGCAGGAGCATCGTCATATTTCGTCGCGCCTGGTCAAAGAGGTTGCGGCGTTGAAAGGAGATATTGCGGGAATGGTTCCTGAGTTTACCTATAAACGAATATATGAGGCCTTAGATAAAGGTTCAGAACCCTAA
- the gyrA gene encoding DNA gyrase subunit A produces MQSSYLAYAMSVIVSRALPDVRDGLKPVHRRILYSMQESGFTPDKPYRKSARAVGDVMGKYHPHGDSSIYEAMVRMAQPWSMRVKLIDGQGNFGSVDGDSPAAMRYTEARLAKAATFLLNDIDRDTVDFQPNYDESEEEPVVLPAAYPNLLVNGTSGIAVGMATNIPPHNPGEIIDAALALLTNPDLDLAELMKIVPGPDFPTGGIILGRSGIRSGFETGRGSVLVRGKASVEEIRKDRNAIVITEIPYQVNKATMLERIADLVRSKQLEGISDIRDESDRSGMRVVIEVKRDATPDVVLNHLYRYTQLQTSFGVNMLALDNGRPRLMGLKDALQAFITFREEVILRRARFDLGKARVRGHLLVGLVIAVSNIDDVIALIRSSSDTVQARNALMERAWPAKDIEPLLSLIDDEGNIVQDGQVHLTEAQARGILELRLQRITGLERSKIQQELQEVAEKIDALLLIISSRIRRIEVMQEELLAVRAEIATPRATEIVDYEGDQTDESLIEPGQMVVTITRDGFIKRTPLDVFRSQNRGGRGRKAAGRRGDDIVTRSFNAHTHQWVLFFSSGGKAYREKVWRLPEASPTSRGRALINLLPDLGEDGITTVLPLPQDEALWENLHLVFATASGNVRRNRLSDFRNVRSSGLIAMKLDEQDRLIGVATCREGQDVFLATRKARSIRFQITDETLRVFSGRGSTGVRGIRLAPDDEVISLCILNHVDADVSERAVYLKMARALLRQDTGDEPENDAPEDSDMSDEDNEAFKENELSPERFAEMRDNEEILLTVTDGGFGRRSSAYEYRVSGRGGIGIANMTLSPRTGKTVVATFPVLAGTDIMLVTDAGRLIRVPVDQIRVTARQGMGVTLFRLDEEEHVTSVFSVMDDGGDDEDPITDDDSDPLSNDVSDDVSDDGSEE; encoded by the coding sequence ATGCAGTCTTCTTATTTGGCTTATGCCATGTCGGTTATTGTCAGCAGGGCTCTGCCTGACGTGCGCGATGGTCTTAAGCCTGTTCATAGGCGTATTTTGTATTCCATGCAGGAAAGCGGCTTTACGCCCGATAAACCCTATCGTAAATCAGCTCGTGCGGTGGGGGATGTTATGGGTAAATACCACCCGCATGGTGATTCTTCCATTTACGAGGCGATGGTGCGGATGGCACAGCCTTGGTCAATGCGGGTAAAGCTTATTGATGGGCAAGGCAACTTTGGCTCGGTTGATGGGGATTCTCCGGCGGCCATGCGTTATACAGAAGCCCGCTTGGCCAAGGCTGCGACTTTTCTGCTGAATGATATTGACCGTGATACGGTGGACTTCCAGCCCAACTATGATGAAAGTGAGGAAGAGCCGGTTGTTCTGCCGGCCGCTTACCCGAACTTACTGGTTAACGGTACTTCAGGAATAGCCGTGGGGATGGCGACAAATATCCCCCCTCATAACCCTGGTGAAATTATTGACGCGGCTCTGGCATTGCTTACAAACCCGGACTTGGATTTGGCAGAGCTCATGAAGATTGTACCAGGCCCTGATTTTCCAACAGGTGGGATCATTCTGGGACGCTCAGGGATTAGAAGCGGTTTTGAGACGGGCCGTGGCTCTGTTCTGGTGCGCGGGAAAGCCTCAGTTGAAGAAATCCGCAAGGATAGAAACGCCATTGTGATTACGGAAATCCCCTATCAGGTTAACAAGGCTACCATGCTTGAACGTATTGCAGATCTGGTGCGTAGTAAGCAGCTGGAAGGCATTTCAGATATCCGCGATGAAAGTGATCGTTCAGGAATGCGGGTGGTGATAGAGGTTAAACGCGATGCCACACCCGATGTTGTCTTAAACCATCTATATCGTTACACCCAGCTGCAAACCTCCTTTGGGGTTAATATGCTGGCACTGGATAATGGACGACCTCGCCTGATGGGGCTGAAAGATGCACTTCAGGCATTTATTACCTTTCGCGAAGAGGTTATCTTGCGTAGGGCAAGGTTTGACCTGGGCAAGGCTCGAGTAAGGGGGCATTTGCTGGTGGGGCTGGTTATTGCCGTATCCAATATTGATGACGTGATCGCTCTCATCCGCTCCTCTTCTGATACGGTTCAGGCTCGTAATGCCTTAATGGAGCGGGCATGGCCTGCAAAGGATATAGAACCATTACTTTCTCTTATTGATGATGAGGGAAATATTGTTCAAGATGGTCAAGTACATCTTACAGAGGCCCAGGCCCGGGGTATATTGGAGTTACGCCTTCAGCGTATTACGGGCCTGGAACGCAGCAAGATCCAGCAGGAACTTCAGGAAGTGGCTGAAAAGATTGATGCCCTGTTGTTGATTATTTCCAGTCGGATCCGTCGTATAGAGGTGATGCAGGAAGAACTTTTGGCCGTACGGGCTGAGATTGCCACCCCTCGTGCAACCGAAATTGTGGATTATGAGGGAGATCAGACTGATGAAAGTTTAATAGAGCCAGGGCAGATGGTGGTGACCATCACGCGTGATGGCTTTATTAAACGCACCCCGTTAGATGTTTTCCGTTCTCAGAATCGAGGCGGGAGAGGAAGGAAAGCTGCAGGAAGAAGGGGGGACGATATCGTTACGCGCTCCTTTAATGCCCATACCCATCAGTGGGTTCTGTTTTTCTCCTCTGGGGGGAAGGCTTATCGAGAGAAGGTATGGAGGCTTCCAGAAGCCAGCCCAACCTCACGTGGACGCGCGTTAATAAACCTTTTACCCGACTTGGGCGAGGATGGGATTACCACAGTACTGCCCTTGCCCCAGGATGAGGCATTATGGGAAAATCTGCATTTGGTGTTTGCTACGGCCAGTGGAAATGTAAGGCGTAACCGCTTGAGTGATTTTAGGAATGTTCGTTCTTCAGGCCTTATCGCCATGAAACTGGATGAGCAGGATCGCCTTATCGGTGTTGCCACTTGTCGTGAAGGACAGGATGTATTTTTGGCAACGCGTAAGGCCCGGAGTATTCGTTTCCAGATTACTGATGAGACTTTGCGCGTTTTCTCTGGCCGCGGTAGTACAGGGGTTCGGGGAATACGCCTGGCTCCAGATGACGAGGTGATAAGCTTATGTATCCTTAATCACGTGGATGCTGATGTTTCTGAACGTGCTGTCTACCTTAAAATGGCAAGAGCCCTTTTGCGGCAGGATACGGGTGATGAGCCAGAGAATGATGCCCCAGAGGATTCAGATATGTCAGATGAAGACAATGAGGCGTTCAAAGAGAATGAGCTCTCGCCTGAGCGTTTTGCTGAAATGCGAGACAATGAGGAAATTCTTCTGACAGTCACTGATGGTGGGTTTGGTAGGCGGTCTTCCGCTTACGAATATCGGGTCAGTGGGCGCGGCGGAATTGGCATTGCCAATATGACGCTAAGCCCCCGGACTGGAAAAACCGTTGTAGCGACTTTCCCCGTTCTGGCTGGAACCGATATTATGCTGGTGACAGATGCTGGGCGCTTAATTCGTGTTCCAGTCGATCAGATCAGGGTCACCGCTCGGCAAGGGATGGGGGTAACCTTGTTTCGGTTAGATGAAGAAGAACATGTTACAAGTGTTTTCTCTGTAATGGACGATGGGGGAGATGATGAAGACCCTATTACAGATGACGATAGTGATCCCCTCTCAAACGATGTTTCAGACGATGTTTCAGACGATGGTTCGGAAGAATAA
- the ssb gene encoding single-stranded DNA-binding protein produces the protein MAGSVNKVILVGNLGRDPEVRTGQSGARIVTFSVATSDTWNDRSSGERRERTEWHKVVIFNERLGDVAEKYLKKGRKVYIEGSLQTRKWADQSGVERYTTEIIIDRFRGELVLIDSQRGGEADMEEGYNPPRQIESSSSTRNQGGSGWEPAPMGGQDLDDEIPF, from the coding sequence ATGGCCGGTAGTGTGAACAAGGTAATTCTGGTAGGGAACCTGGGGCGAGACCCAGAGGTAAGAACAGGTCAGAGTGGCGCAAGGATTGTGACCTTTTCTGTGGCCACCAGCGATACTTGGAATGATCGTTCATCGGGCGAGCGCAGGGAGCGCACAGAGTGGCACAAGGTTGTTATTTTTAATGAACGTCTAGGCGATGTCGCTGAGAAATATCTTAAAAAAGGGCGCAAGGTTTATATAGAAGGTAGCTTACAGACCAGGAAATGGGCAGACCAAAGCGGGGTAGAGCGTTATACTACTGAGATCATTATCGATCGTTTCCGTGGCGAGCTGGTTCTTATTGATAGCCAACGAGGAGGGGAGGCCGATATGGAGGAGGGTTATAATCCTCCCCGCCAGATTGAAAGTTCTTCATCAACGCGGAACCAGGGTGGTTCTGGCTGGGAGCCAGCTCCCATGGGGGGACAGGATCTTGACGATGAGATCCCCTTTTAA